A single window of Athene noctua chromosome 1, bAthNoc1.hap1.1, whole genome shotgun sequence DNA harbors:
- the SERINC1 gene encoding serine incorporator 1 isoform X2 has product MGGVLGLCSLASWIPCLCGSAPCLLCRCCPSGNNSTITRLIYAFFLLLGVSVACVMLIPGMEEQLKKIPGFCDGGMGTTIPGVHGHVNCDVLVGYKAVYRVCFGMAMFFLLFSLLMIKVKSSNDPRAAVHNGFWFFKFATALAISVGAFFIPEGPFTTVWFYVGMAGAFCFILIQLVLLIDFAHSWNESWVEKMEEGNSRCWYAALLSATAVNYLLSLVAIVLFYVYYTHPEGCSENKTFISVNMLLCIGASVMSILPKIQESQPRSGLLQSSVITIYTMYLTWSAMTNEPGTRCNPSLLSIIGYNSTTIPTQGQVVQWWDAQGIVGLVLFLLCVLYSSIRTSNNSQVNKLMLTSDESTLIEDGMPRSDGSLDDGDDVHRAIDNERDGVTYSYSFFHFMLFLASLYIMMTLTNWYRYLCLIIPDSSYETMTSKWPSVWVKISSSWIGIVLYVWTLVAPLVLTNRDFD; this is encoded by the exons ATACCGTGCTTATGTGGAAGTGCCCCGTGCCTGCTTTGCCGATGCTGCCCCAGTGGAAACAACTCCACCATAACTCGGCTGATTTATGCGTTCTTTTTACTTCTTGGCGTGAGTGTTGCCTGTGTGATGTTAATACCAGGCATGGAAGAGCAGCTGAAGAAG ATCCCTGGATTTTGTGATGGAGGGATGGGAACAACTATTCCTGGTGTGCATGGCCATGTGAATTGTGATGTACTAGTTGGTTACAAAGCTGTGTACCGTGTGTGCTTTGGTATGGCCATGTTCTTCCTGCTCTTCTCTTTACTGATGATCAAAGTGAAGAGCAGCAACGACCCAAGAGCGGCGGTGCACAATGG ATTCTGGTTCTTTAAATTTGCAACGGCACTTGCAATTAGTGTTGGAGCTTTCTTCATACCAGAGGGACCATTTACAACTG tGTGGTTTTATGTAGGTATGGCTGGGGCATTCTGCTTCATTCTTATTCAGCTGGTCTTGCTAATTGACTTTGCCCACTCCTGGAATGAATCTTGGGTTGAAAAAATGGAGGAAGGAAACTCAAGATGCTGGTATGCAG CTCTGCTGTCAGCTACAGCTGTCAATTATCTGCTGTCTCTAGTAGCTATTGTCTTGTTTTATGTTTATTACACTCATCCAGAAGGTTGTTCTGAAAACAAGACATTCATCAGTGTTAACATGCTGCTGTGTATTGGTGCTTCTGTAATGTCAATTCTGCCAAAGATTCAG GAATCTCAGCCAAGATCTGGTTTGCTGCAGTCTTCTGTCATCACAATTTATACAATGTATTTGACTTGGTCAGCTATGACCAATGAACCAGGTAC GCGCTGCAACCCAAGTTTGCTGAGCATCATTGGTTACAACAGCACCACCATTCCAACCCAAGGTCAGGTAGTTCAGTGGTGGGATGCACAAGGAATTGTaggactggttttgtttttgctgtgtGTTCTTTATTCAAG CATCCGAACATCCAACAACAGCCAAGTGAACAAGCTGATGCTGACCAGTGATGAATCAACACTGATAGAGGATGGAATGCCCAGGAGTGATGGCTCCCTTGATGATGGAGACGATGTTCACCGAGCCATAGATAACGAGAGGGATGGAGTTACTTACAGTTACTCCTTCTTTCATTTTATGCTTTTCCTGGCATCGCTGTATATCATGATGACGCTTACCAACTGGTACAGGTATTTATGTTTGATTAT TCCGGATTCTTCTTATGAGACAATGACCAGCAAATGGCCGTCTGTCTGGGTGAAGATATCTTCCAGCTGGATTGGCATTGTGCTGTACGTGTGGACTCTGGTTGCTCCACTGGTTCTTACAAACCGTGACTTTGACTAA
- the SERINC1 gene encoding serine incorporator 1 isoform X1, which yields MGGVLGLCSLASWIPCLCGSAPCLLCRCCPSGNNSTITRLIYAFFLLLGVSVACVMLIPGMEEQLKKIPGFCDGGMGTTIPGVHGHVNCDVLVGYKAVYRVCFGMAMFFLLFSLLMIKVKSSNDPRAAVHNGFWFFKFATALAISVGAFFIPEGPFTTVWFYVGMAGAFCFILIQLVLLIDFAHSWNESWVEKMEEGNSRCWYAALLSATAVNYLLSLVAIVLFYVYYTHPEGCSENKTFISVNMLLCIGASVMSILPKIQESQPRSGLLQSSVITIYTMYLTWSAMTNEPDRRCNPSLLSIIGYNSTTIPTQGQVVQWWDAQGIVGLVLFLLCVLYSSIRTSNNSQVNKLMLTSDESTLIEDGMPRSDGSLDDGDDVHRAIDNERDGVTYSYSFFHFMLFLASLYIMMTLTNWYSPDSSYETMTSKWPSVWVKISSSWIGIVLYVWTLVAPLVLTNRDFD from the exons ATACCGTGCTTATGTGGAAGTGCCCCGTGCCTGCTTTGCCGATGCTGCCCCAGTGGAAACAACTCCACCATAACTCGGCTGATTTATGCGTTCTTTTTACTTCTTGGCGTGAGTGTTGCCTGTGTGATGTTAATACCAGGCATGGAAGAGCAGCTGAAGAAG ATCCCTGGATTTTGTGATGGAGGGATGGGAACAACTATTCCTGGTGTGCATGGCCATGTGAATTGTGATGTACTAGTTGGTTACAAAGCTGTGTACCGTGTGTGCTTTGGTATGGCCATGTTCTTCCTGCTCTTCTCTTTACTGATGATCAAAGTGAAGAGCAGCAACGACCCAAGAGCGGCGGTGCACAATGG ATTCTGGTTCTTTAAATTTGCAACGGCACTTGCAATTAGTGTTGGAGCTTTCTTCATACCAGAGGGACCATTTACAACTG tGTGGTTTTATGTAGGTATGGCTGGGGCATTCTGCTTCATTCTTATTCAGCTGGTCTTGCTAATTGACTTTGCCCACTCCTGGAATGAATCTTGGGTTGAAAAAATGGAGGAAGGAAACTCAAGATGCTGGTATGCAG CTCTGCTGTCAGCTACAGCTGTCAATTATCTGCTGTCTCTAGTAGCTATTGTCTTGTTTTATGTTTATTACACTCATCCAGAAGGTTGTTCTGAAAACAAGACATTCATCAGTGTTAACATGCTGCTGTGTATTGGTGCTTCTGTAATGTCAATTCTGCCAAAGATTCAG GAATCTCAGCCAAGATCTGGTTTGCTGCAGTCTTCTGTCATCACAATTTATACAATGTATTTGACTTGGTCAGCTATGACCAATGAACCAG ATAGGCGCTGCAACCCAAGTTTGCTGAGCATCATTGGTTACAACAGCACCACCATTCCAACCCAAGGTCAGGTAGTTCAGTGGTGGGATGCACAAGGAATTGTaggactggttttgtttttgctgtgtGTTCTTTATTCAAG CATCCGAACATCCAACAACAGCCAAGTGAACAAGCTGATGCTGACCAGTGATGAATCAACACTGATAGAGGATGGAATGCCCAGGAGTGATGGCTCCCTTGATGATGGAGACGATGTTCACCGAGCCATAGATAACGAGAGGGATGGAGTTACTTACAGTTACTCCTTCTTTCATTTTATGCTTTTCCTGGCATCGCTGTATATCATGATGACGCTTACCAACTGGTACAG TCCGGATTCTTCTTATGAGACAATGACCAGCAAATGGCCGTCTGTCTGGGTGAAGATATCTTCCAGCTGGATTGGCATTGTGCTGTACGTGTGGACTCTGGTTGCTCCACTGGTTCTTACAAACCGTGACTTTGACTAA